Part of the bacterium HR11 genome, CCGACGTCAGGTAGAAGTGCAGGCCCAGGAAAGCGGCGTCCGGTCGCCGGAGACGGGGCGATGCGAAGTAGTCCAAGACGGCCAGCGTCCCGTCCGGCGCCAGGGCCGCATAGACCCGCCGGAACAATTCCACGTTCTGGGCCGGCGTCAGGTGATGGATGACCTGAAAGCACAGGACGCCGTCGTAGGGTCCGCCGAGGTCGTCCCGCAGGAAGTCGCCCTCGACGAACGTCACCCGGTCGCTCATCCCGGCCCGCTCGATGACCTCCCGTCCGATGCGGGCGCTCCCGGGCAAGTCCAGGACCGTCGCCCGCAGGGTCGGGTACCGGCGGCACAGCTCGGCGGCGTACCATCCGTGTCCACCGCCCAGGTCGAGGAGCCGCCGGGGCCGCGGAGGAAGCCGCAGACGGCGGGCGACTTCCGGGGCGGCCAGGCGGGCCAGCTCATACATGGCCGTGACATACCTTCGCCAGAAGGGATTCTCCGGCGGGGTCGCGTGGATGTCAAAGCCACGGCCCGTCCGGACGACTTCCTCCAGGCGGGACCACCAGGCCCACTGGTCTTCGTTGAACTCGAGGAACGTCCCGACGTAAGTCGGGGAGGCCGGGTCGAGCCAGCGGCGGAGGCGGTCTCGCAGTTCATACCGGTCGCCCCGCCGTCGCAGGTGGCCCAACGCCGTCAGGCAGGCCAGCAGGTGACCCGTCCCGGCCGGGTCCAGACCCAGCCGGTCGGCCAGCTCCCCGGCCGTCGCCGGATGCCGGGTCAGCTCGGCGTAGAGGCCCAGGCGCACGCCGGCCATCACGACCCGGGCGACGCCCATCCCGAACATCGCCTCGGCGACCGGGACGGGCGCCCGGTTCGCCCACAGGGCCAGGCGTTCGACCCAATCGTCTGGCTGGATTCGAAAGCGCATGGATGTCCATGGAGCGCCGGGTCCTGGAGAGGGGTCCCTGACTCTACAGAGCGACGGCGCGACGACACCGATTCGGACCCTCCTGCCCGAACGACGGCTTCTTTTCAGACCTCGCCCCCCTCGCCGGGACATTCCGCCGTCCCGCTGGGGGCGTCCGGTCGCCGGGTCAGAAGGCTCGAGGCCGAGGCTCGACGACCTCGCCGACCGGGTCGGTCAAGACGCCGACGCCGGCCTCCTGGGCGCCGGCCAGCGAGTGGCGGTACACGGTCGTCCCGTACAAGTACGGCAGGACGGCTTCGGCCGTCGGGTCCTCCGTCCGCAGATAGGCCACTAAGGCAGGATGCTGAAGCTTCCGAATGAACCGTCTCACATTGCGCGGGAAGACCCGTTCGGTCGCTTCCAGCAGGACCCACATACGCCGCCCGTCCGGCGTCTCGGCTCGAGCCAGGCCGTCGACTTCCAACGGGCCCCGGGCCATCGCCAGGATGGGCTCCAGCAGACGGAAGCCCTTCCGGTGAAGGACCTCTGCCAGACGGGCCCGCCCCTGGCGCTCGGTCTC contains:
- the aziB2 gene encoding 3-hydroxy-5-methyl-1-naphthoate 3-O-methyltransferase, translated to MRFRIQPDDWVERLALWANRAPVPVAEAMFGMGVARVVMAGVRLGLYAELTRHPATAGELADRLGLDPAGTGHLLACLTALGHLRRRGDRYELRDRLRRWLDPASPTYVGTFLEFNEDQWAWWSRLEEVVRTGRGFDIHATPPENPFWRRYVTAMYELARLAAPEVARRLRLPPRPRRLLDLGGGHGWYAAELCRRYPTLRATVLDLPGSARIGREVIERAGMSDRVTFVEGDFLRDDLGGPYDGVLCFQVIHHLTPAQNVELFRRVYAALAPDGTLAVLDYFASPRLRRPDAAFLGLHFYLTSAASTYTEADLQAWLRDAGWDRVRRVRLRRIPVQTLYEARKTGAGS